The Primulina eburnea isolate SZY01 chromosome 13, ASM2296580v1, whole genome shotgun sequence genome includes a region encoding these proteins:
- the LOC140808682 gene encoding serine/threonine-protein kinase PBL34-like isoform X1, with product MGLNGDAVKVESWDAKKSKGTEKKDGDVDGVEETGCWIKLRFIRSCISSRSKVDNSVSGISTHESKSTKGTARDQPAAPIISSTTTSNGESTSSTSKPEDELKISSRLRKFTFNDLKSATRNFRPESLLGEGGFGCVFKGWIEESGTAPVKPGTGLTVAVKTLNHDGLQGHNEWLAEVNFLGDLVHPNLVKLIGYCIEDDQRLLVYEFMPRGSLENHLFRSIHLVSLHLHLLYLISFFVECGCKSQNRVMYNLFCDTVQFLGNLTTIILVGSLPLPWSIRMKIALGAAKGLTFLHEEAERPVIYRDFKTSNILLDAEYNATLSDFGLAKDAPDEGKTHVSTRVMGTYGYAAPEYVMTGHLTSKSDVYSFGVVLLEMLTGRRSMDKKRPNGEHNLVEWARPHLGERRQFYRMIDPRLEGHFSIKGAQKAAQIAARCLSRDPKVRPLMSEVVEALKPLPNLKDMASSSYYFQTVQVDGVGFSPNNKKELRTQGSTSRNGQQHPRRLSIPNSSHASPFHQSAQNSPKPNGKS from the exons ATGGGACTAAACGGGGATGCCGTAAAGGTGGAGTCTTGGGATGCGAAGAAATCAAAGGGGACTGAGAAAAAAGATGGTGATGTCGATGGTGTGGAGGAGACTGGCTGCTGGATTAAGTTGAGATTTATTCGTAGCTGTATTTCTTCAAGATCTAAAGTTGACAACTCTGTTAGTGGTATCAGCACTCATG AAAGTAAATCCACAAAAGGGACCGCCAGAGACCAACCAGCTGCTCCCATAATCTCGTCCACCACCACAAGCAATGGCGAAAGCACTTCTTCAACATCCAAACCTGAAGACGAACTTAAGATCTCTTCCCGGCTTCGGAAATTTACCTTTAATGACCTTAAGTCGGCAACAAGAAACTTTAGACCAGAATCCCTTCTTGGAGAAGGGGGATTTGGCTGTGTATTTAAGGGCTGGATAGAAGAGAGTGGTACTGCACCAGTCAAACCAGGGACAGGACTTACGGTTGCTGTCAAGACCCTAAATCACGACGGACTTCAGGGTCACAACGAATGGCTG GCTGAGGTAAATTTTCTTGGGGACCTTGTACATCCTAATTTGGTAAAATTGATCGGTTACTGTATTGAAGATGATCAGAGGCTGTTAGTTTATGAGTTCATGCCTAGAGGAAGCTTGGAGAATCACCTTTTCAGAAGTATTCACCTGGTTTCTTTGCATTTGCACTTATTATATTTGATTTCTTTTTTTGTAGAGTGTGGTTGCAAATCTCAAAACCGAGTAATGTATAATTTGTTTTGTGATACAGTGCAATTTCTTGGTAATCTAACAACGATAATTCTTGTAGGATCACTCCCTCTTCCGTGGTCTATCAGGATGAAAATTGCTCTAGGTGCTGCCAAGGGTCTTACTTTTCTTCATGAGGAAGCAGAAAGGCCTGTGATATATCGTGATTTTAAGACGTCAAACATTCTGTTAGATGCT GAATATAATGCCACACTCTCTGATTTTGGACTTGCAAAAGATGCGCCCGATGAAGGGAAAACTCATGTTTCCACTCGTGTTATGGGCACCTATGGTTACGCAGCCCCGGAATATGTGATGACAG GGCATCTTACATCAAAAAGCGATGTGTATAGCTTTGGTGTTGTTCTTCTTGAAATGCTCACAGGCAGAAGATCAATGGACAAGAAGCGGCCTAATGGGGAACATAACCTTGTAGAATGGGCTAGGCCTCATCTAGGTGAAAGGAGACAGTTTTATCGTATGATAGATCCCCGGCTTGAAGGTCATTTTTCTATTAAAGGTGCCCAGAAAGCTGCGCAAATAGCTGCTCGATGCCTTAGTCGGGATCCCAAAGTTAGGCCGCTAATGAGTGAAGTTGTTGAAGCTCTAAAGCCGTTGCCAAACCTCAAAGACATGGCTAGTTCATCTTATTATTTTCAAACGGTTCAAGTTGACGGGGTCGGTTTTAGCCCGAATAATAAAAAGGAGCTTCGAACGCAAGGGTCTACTTCAAGAAACGGCCAGCAACACCCAAGAAGACTATCGATACCCAATAGTTCTCATGCTTCACCGTTTCATCAGTCTGCTCAGAACTCACCAAAACCAAATGGTAAATCATAA
- the LOC140808663 gene encoding LOW QUALITY PROTEIN: alpha-amylase 3, chloroplastic (The sequence of the model RefSeq protein was modified relative to this genomic sequence to represent the inferred CDS: inserted 1 base in 1 codon) — MSTVATAPFLHHHGRCNLLRRRRPYLKPIFKGQLLSNKPPSFQLNYTQTLKSRFNGACFCSSRFDPAQALNPSGAAIVETSESSIITFTETFHLKRPEKVEGKISIKLDKGKSEDYWQLIVGCSLPGKWVLHWGVSYVGDVGSEWDQPPLDMRPPGSISIKDYASETPLEISSASTGGETFYEVKIDVNTNSSIEAINFVLKDEESGYWYQHRGRDFKVPLLDDLQDNXNVVGTKKGLGIWPGTLGQLSAALLKPEVADLKGEDTGERSLRKIPLQGFCEEHPVVKEIIVDNSVSISVRQCLENSKNILDIDTDIPGDVVLHWGVCKDDSKHWRIPAEPYPPETSIFKNKALRTHLQKKANGHGSWGSFSLDEGYSAFVFVLKLDESTWLDCKGNDFYVPLSNPMVRNKQYEQTHSEGAEQSEEIGSPVVLENAPKSDLAVSAYTDEIINEIRNLVSDISSEKGRKTKSKEVQEGILHEIEKLAAEAYSIFRSSMPTFPDTETLEAEVLQPPVKISSGTGTGFEILCQGFNWESHKSGKWYLDLHEKASELSSLGFTVIWLPPPTDSVSPEGYMPTDLYNLNSRYGNIDQLKLLVKRFHEVGMKVLGDVVLNHRCAQYKNQNGIWNIFGGRLNWDDRAVVADDPHFQGRGNKSSGDNFHAAPNIDHSQEFVRKDIKEWLDWLREEIGYDGWRLDFVRGFWGGYVKDYLDSSEPYFAVGEYWDSLSYTYGEVDHNQDAHRQRIVDWINATNGTAGAFDVTTKGILHAALERCEYWRLSDVQGKPPGVVGWWPSRAVTFIENHDTGSTQGHWRFPGGKEMQGYAYILTHPGTPSVFHDHIFSDYLSEISSLISIRKRNNIHCRSLVQILKAERDVYAAMIDEKLTMKIGPGHFEPSSGPENWCLAIEGPDYKVWEKIHE; from the exons ATGTCCACAGTAGCCACGGCGCCATTCCTCCACCACCACGGCCGCTGCAATCTTCTCCGCCGTCGCCGTCCTTATCTCAAACCCATCTTTAAAGGTCAACTATTATCGAACAAGCCCCCTTCTTTTCAACTTAATTATACGCAGACCTTAAAATCCCGCTTCAATGGTGCCTGCTTCTGTTCTAGCCGTTTCGACCCCGCTCAAGCACTCAACCCTAGCGGCGCTGCCATTGTGGAAACATCTGAATCGTCAATCATAACATTCACCGAAACTTTCCACTTGAAACGACCTGAAAAG GTGGAGGGAAAGATATCAATCAAATTGGACAAAGGGAAAAGTGAAGATTATTGGCAGCTTATTGTGGGGTGCAGTCTTCCTGGAAAGTGGGTTCTTCACTGGGGAGTTAGCTACGTAGGCGATGTAGGAAG TGAATGGGATCAACCTCCTCTAGATATGCGGCCTCCAGGTTCCATTTCGATTAAG GACTACGCAAGTGAAACTCCTCTGGAGATATCATCTGCTTCAACGGGAGGAGAAACATTTTATGAAGTAAAGATTGACGTCAATACAAATAGCTCAATTGAAGCTATAAATTTTGTATTGAAG GACGAGGAAAGTGGTTATTGGTATCAGCACAGAGGAAGAGATTTTAAAGTGCCTCTTCTTGACGACCTTCAAGACA GGAATGTTGTTGGAACCAAAAAGGGCTTGGGTATATGGCCAG GCACACTGGGACAGCTATCCGCTGCACTTCTTAAACCGGAAGTAGCTGATCTGAAAGGAGAAGACACTGGAGAACGTAGCTTGCGAAAGATACCTCTTCAAGGCTTTTGTGAAGAACACCCCGTTGTTAAAGAAATCATAGTTGATAACTCGGTTAGTATTTCTGTTCGCCAATGCCTTGAgaattcaaaaaatattttggacatAGACACCGATATACCTGGAGATGTAGTACTTCACTGGGGTGTCTGCAAAGATGACAGTAAACATTGGAGAATCCCAGCTGAGCCTTATCCTCCTGAAACAAGCATCTTCAAGAATAAAGCCTTACGAACTCATTTACAGAAGAAAGCCAATGGACATGGTTCATGGGGGTCATTTTCGTTGGATGAAGGATATTCAGCATTTGTCTTTGTGCTGAAACTGGATGAGAGCACATGGTTAGATTGCAAAGGAAATGATTTTTATGTACCCTTATCAAATCCCATGGTCCGAAACAAGCAATATGAACAGACACATTCAGAGGGTGCGGAACAAAGTGAGGAAATTGGCTCCCCGGTTGTATTGGAAAATGCTCCCAAGTCGGATCTAGCAGTTTCTGCTTACACAGATGAAATCATTAATGAGATAAGGAACTTAGTGAGTGATATTTCATCTGAAAAGGGTCGAAAAACAAAAAGCAAAGAAGTGCAAGAAGGCATTCTCCATGAAATTGAGAAGCTTGCTGCAGAAGCATATAGTATCTTCAGAAGTTCTATGCCAACTTTTCCAGATACTGAAACGTTAGAAGCTGAGGTTCTACAACCGCCAGTAAAAATATCTTCTGGGACTGGCACAGGGTTTGAAATTCTTTGTCAAGGATTTAATTGGGAATCTCACAAATCTGGAAAATGGTACTTAGATCTTCATGAAAAAGCTTCGGAATTATCATCACTTGGTTTCACTGTGATCTGGTTACCTCCACCTACTGATTCGGTTTCACCTGAAGGCTACATGCCAACGGATTTATATAACTTAAACTCCAG ATACGGAAACATAGATCAATTAAAACTTCTTGTGAAGAGATTTCATGAGGTGGGCATGAAGGTTCTGGGTGATGTAGTTTTAAACCACCGATGTGCACAGTACAAGAACCAAAATGGTATCTGGAACATTTTTGGTGGTCGTTTAAACTGGGACGACCGAGCTGTTGTTGCTGATGACCCGCATTTCCAG GGAAGGGGTAACAAGAGTAGTGGAGATAATTTTCATGCTGCTCCAAATATTGATCATTCTCAAGAATTTGTAAGAAAGGATATTAAGGAATGGCTAGACTGGCTGAG AGAAGAAATTGGTTATGATGGATGGAGGCTCGATTTTGTTCGGGGGTTTTGGGGTGGGTACGTCAAGGATTATCTAGATTCCAGTGAACCTTATTTCGCAGTGGGCGAGTACTGGGATTCTCTCAGTTATACATATGGTGAAGTGGATCACAATCAAGATGCGCACAGACAGAGAATCGTTGATTGGATAAATGCTACCAATGGAACTGCAGGCGCGTTTGATGTCACAACAAAAGGAATTCTTCATGCT GCTCTTGAACGATGTGAATATTGGCGACTATCAGATGTACAGGGAAAACCTCCTGGAGTTGTTGGATGGTGGCCATCTAGGGCTGTTACTTTTATTGAGAATCATGATACTGGTTCTACTCAG GGTCATTGGAGATTTCCAGGCGGGAAAGAAATGCAGGGTTACGCCTATATTCTTACTCACCCTGGAACGCCATCTGTATTCCATGATCACATTTTTTCCGATTATTTGTCTGAAATATCTTCACTTATCTCCATCAGAAAGCGGAACAATATCCACTGTCGGAGCTTA GTTCAAATACTCAAGGCCGAGAGAGATGTCTATGCAGCCATGATCGATGAAAAGTTGACTATGAAAATCGGACCTGGTCACTTTGAGCCATCCAGTGGTCCAGAAAACTGGTGTTTAGCCATTGAAGGCCCGGACTATAAGGTGTGGGAAAAAATTCACGAATAA
- the LOC140810002 gene encoding mitochondrial outer membrane protein porin of 36 kDa-like gives MVFVRGPGLYSDIGKTTRDLLYKDYQGDQKFTLTTYTSNGVAITSSGTKKGELFLADVNTQLKNKNITTDVKVDTNSNVFTTISVDEPAPGVKAIFSFVAPDQKSGKVELRYLHEYAGISTSLGLTAKPLVNFSGVVGNHQAAFGTDISFDTATGNFTKCNAGASFTTPDLIASLILNDKGETLAASYFHTVSPLTNTAVGAELIHSFSSNENTLAIGIQHLLDPLTLVKARVNNYGKASALIQHEWRPRSLITISGEVDTRAIEKSAKIGLAVALKP, from the exons atggtGTTTGTTAGGGGTCCAGGCCTTTACTCCGACATTGGCAAGACAACCAGAG ATCTTCTTTACAAGGATTACCAGGGTGACCAAAAGTTTACTCTAACTACCTACACTTCAAATGGGGTG GCCATTACATCATCTGGGACGAAGAAAGGTGAGTTGTTTTTGGCTGATGTTAACACGCAgttgaagaacaagaacatcACTACTGATGTGAAAGTTGACACTAATTCTAAT GTTTTCACGACTATCAGTGTGGATGAACCTGCTCCGGGAGTGAAGGCTATCTTTAGCTTTGTTGCTCCCGACCAAAAATCTGGCAAG GTGGAACTTCGGTATTTACATGAGTATGCAGGAATAAGTACCAGCCTTGGTCTCACTGCAAAACCTTTGGTCAACTTCTCTGGTGTTGTTGGAAATCACCAGGCTGCTTTTGGGACTGATATATCATTCGACACTGCTACTGGGAACTTTACAAAATGCAACGCTGGAGCTAGTTTCACGACTCCTGACTTAATAGCATCCTTGATACT AAACGATAAAGGTGAAACACTTGCAGCATCCTACTTCCACACTGTAAGCCCATTAACCAATACTGCAGTTGGCGCAGAATTGATCCACAGCTTTTCAAGCAATGAAAATACCCTTGCCATTGGCATTCAGCATTTACTCGATCCACTCACTTTGGTGAAAGCTCGAGTCAACAACTATGGCAAGGCAAGTGCTCTCATACAACATGAATGGCGTCCTAGATCTCTCATCACCATCTCTGGTGAAGTGGACACACGGGCTATAGAGAAAAGCGCGAAAATTGGACTTGCCGTAGCACTTAAACCGTGA
- the LOC140808695 gene encoding uncharacterized protein At1g27050 — protein MNSRKREKPYPSRHAPYSFPKRRRPLPLGATVGVDEVDNSSSSATSEKPQTTVVVIGVPSECSVLDLKSRFEIYGPISRTRMDPNGLAYVSFRSNYVAQSAVAAARDPDFPITLNSVPVQVIWASDPVSQRREGVGQTNGLSSKLLRAEVPLSRHGRGNKLGSAIVNNPREELNKDSSKYGVAKNGSKLDDGAAIGNSGLDGSIKGREIVAYDDIL, from the exons ATGAACAGCCGCAAGAGGGAAAAGCCCTACCCTTCCCGCCACGCCCCTTACTCCTTCCCTAAACGCCGCCGTCCTCTCCCCCTCGGCGCGACCGTCGGTGTGGATGAAGTGGACAACTCTTCTTCCTCCGCCACGTCAGAGAAGCCTCAGACGACCGTGGTCGTGATTGGTGTGCCCAGCGAGTGCTCGGTGTTGGACCTGAAATCTAGATTCGAGATTTACGGTCCTATATCTAGAACGCGCATGGATCCCAATGGTCTCGCTTATGTGAGCTTCAGATCCAACTATGTGGCCCAATCCGCTGTCGCAGCGGCCCGAGATCCAGATTTTCCGATCACACTAAACTCAGTCCCA GTACAGGTGATATGGGCGAGCGACCCAGTTTCACAACGGAGGGAGGGAGTTGGACAAACAAACGGGTTATCGTCGAAGCTCTTGCGAGCAGAAGTCCCTTTGAGCAGGCATGGGAGAGGCAATAAGCTAGGGTCAGCTATCGTGAACAACCCTAGAGAAGAACTTAATAAAGATAGCAGTAAATACGGTGTTGCGAAAAATGGTAGTAAACTTGATGATGGTGCTGCCATTGGTAATTCGGGTCTGGATGGGTCGATCAAGGGAAGGGAAATCGTTGCTTATGATGATATTTTGTGA
- the LOC140808692 gene encoding uncharacterized protein gives MTGRKVLQMAPKRLDSSVEWEPVRGNGVVKLKTRYGRFLRANGGLPPWRNSVTHDMPQRTATQECILWEVHVVEILEAQSSPVVIFAPPPLSVENSDTFSSVSSSSSTPSVKSASSFSWNQSKDSFEIRSPPKGSGGRMIYFHIANENGEIDEGFEELCITFKGNDVVDLTKRLEWELGIEGITVCHRSPLNGKLYPLRLHLPPNNATMHIIVVPASSKGDFPF, from the exons ATGACCGGCCGTAAAGTTTTGCAGATGGCTCCTAAGCGACTCGACAGCTCGGTTGAATGGGAGCCCGTTAGAGGAAACGGTGTCGTTAAGTTGAAGACGAGATACGGGCGGTTTCTTCGTGCGAATGGTGGTCTGCCGCCGTGGAGAAACTCCGTCACGCATGATATGCCGCAGCGGACGGCTACGCAGGAGTGTATTTTATGGGAGGTTCATGTGGTGGAGATACTTGAAGCGCAGTCGTCTCCGGTTGTAATTTTTGCGCCTCCGCCGTTGTCGGTAGAGAATTCCGACACCTTTTCTTCTGTTTCGAGCTCTAGCTCGACGCCTTCGGTCAAATCTGCTTCTAGCTTCTCTTGGAACCAG TCAAAGGATTCTTTTGAAATAAGATCACCACCAAAGGGAAGCGGCGGAAGGATGATATACTTCCACATAGCCAATGAAAATGGAGAAATCGATGAGGGCTTCGAGGAGCTCTGCATTACATTCAAGGGAAACGATGTTGTTGACCTGACGAAGAGATTGGAATGGGAGTTAGGGATAGAGGGTATCACTGTCTGTCATCGGAGCCCTTTGAACGGCAAGCTTTATCCTCTCCGGCTCCATCTCCCCCCTAACAATGCAACTATGCATATTATCGTGGTTCCAGCTTCATCAAAAGGTGATTTTCCATTCTGA
- the LOC140808682 gene encoding serine/threonine-protein kinase PBL34-like isoform X2, protein MGLNGDAVKVESWDAKKSKGTEKKDGDVDGVEETGCWIKLRFIRSCISSRSKVDNSVSGISTHESKSTKGTARDQPAAPIISSTTTSNGESTSSTSKPEDELKISSRLRKFTFNDLKSATRNFRPESLLGEGGFGCVFKGWIEESGTAPVKPGTGLTVAVKTLNHDGLQGHNEWLAEVNFLGDLVHPNLVKLIGYCIEDDQRLLVYEFMPRGSLENHLFRRSLPLPWSIRMKIALGAAKGLTFLHEEAERPVIYRDFKTSNILLDAEYNATLSDFGLAKDAPDEGKTHVSTRVMGTYGYAAPEYVMTGHLTSKSDVYSFGVVLLEMLTGRRSMDKKRPNGEHNLVEWARPHLGERRQFYRMIDPRLEGHFSIKGAQKAAQIAARCLSRDPKVRPLMSEVVEALKPLPNLKDMASSSYYFQTVQVDGVGFSPNNKKELRTQGSTSRNGQQHPRRLSIPNSSHASPFHQSAQNSPKPNGKS, encoded by the exons ATGGGACTAAACGGGGATGCCGTAAAGGTGGAGTCTTGGGATGCGAAGAAATCAAAGGGGACTGAGAAAAAAGATGGTGATGTCGATGGTGTGGAGGAGACTGGCTGCTGGATTAAGTTGAGATTTATTCGTAGCTGTATTTCTTCAAGATCTAAAGTTGACAACTCTGTTAGTGGTATCAGCACTCATG AAAGTAAATCCACAAAAGGGACCGCCAGAGACCAACCAGCTGCTCCCATAATCTCGTCCACCACCACAAGCAATGGCGAAAGCACTTCTTCAACATCCAAACCTGAAGACGAACTTAAGATCTCTTCCCGGCTTCGGAAATTTACCTTTAATGACCTTAAGTCGGCAACAAGAAACTTTAGACCAGAATCCCTTCTTGGAGAAGGGGGATTTGGCTGTGTATTTAAGGGCTGGATAGAAGAGAGTGGTACTGCACCAGTCAAACCAGGGACAGGACTTACGGTTGCTGTCAAGACCCTAAATCACGACGGACTTCAGGGTCACAACGAATGGCTG GCTGAGGTAAATTTTCTTGGGGACCTTGTACATCCTAATTTGGTAAAATTGATCGGTTACTGTATTGAAGATGATCAGAGGCTGTTAGTTTATGAGTTCATGCCTAGAGGAAGCTTGGAGAATCACCTTTTCAGAA GATCACTCCCTCTTCCGTGGTCTATCAGGATGAAAATTGCTCTAGGTGCTGCCAAGGGTCTTACTTTTCTTCATGAGGAAGCAGAAAGGCCTGTGATATATCGTGATTTTAAGACGTCAAACATTCTGTTAGATGCT GAATATAATGCCACACTCTCTGATTTTGGACTTGCAAAAGATGCGCCCGATGAAGGGAAAACTCATGTTTCCACTCGTGTTATGGGCACCTATGGTTACGCAGCCCCGGAATATGTGATGACAG GGCATCTTACATCAAAAAGCGATGTGTATAGCTTTGGTGTTGTTCTTCTTGAAATGCTCACAGGCAGAAGATCAATGGACAAGAAGCGGCCTAATGGGGAACATAACCTTGTAGAATGGGCTAGGCCTCATCTAGGTGAAAGGAGACAGTTTTATCGTATGATAGATCCCCGGCTTGAAGGTCATTTTTCTATTAAAGGTGCCCAGAAAGCTGCGCAAATAGCTGCTCGATGCCTTAGTCGGGATCCCAAAGTTAGGCCGCTAATGAGTGAAGTTGTTGAAGCTCTAAAGCCGTTGCCAAACCTCAAAGACATGGCTAGTTCATCTTATTATTTTCAAACGGTTCAAGTTGACGGGGTCGGTTTTAGCCCGAATAATAAAAAGGAGCTTCGAACGCAAGGGTCTACTTCAAGAAACGGCCAGCAACACCCAAGAAGACTATCGATACCCAATAGTTCTCATGCTTCACCGTTTCATCAGTCTGCTCAGAACTCACCAAAACCAAATGGTAAATCATAA